Proteins from one Gasterosteus aculeatus chromosome 11, fGasAcu3.hap1.1, whole genome shotgun sequence genomic window:
- the cog1 gene encoding conserved oligomeric Golgi complex subunit 1 isoform X2, with translation MAEDPALSLRVSEIKDPEVLFERYNTAEIRRVERKVRGEIEQKKEELRQMVGERYRDLIDAADTIGEMRQCSESVVQSIQDMHRYCHQLKQGRAGTTSCRQEDPTQWQEKFYTMASQIKLLLEIPERIWSAMEASQYLQATQLYLLCCHLHSLLQLGAATGGNYSPVLVRFPILVRQVATTGHFRSTILLESRSLLQGRAVSDQAIAEALVSTMLLEDSSPRQALADFLLARKASIHQLLNQPQHGAGIKAQVCSLVELLVTTLFQAYAVFYLPPEGGPRPGEGALSCGMLFSTLENVTSTTYAAKDRTVLQEETSTGCWFKYLPHSITEFQPALRTLAKPIQREQLRDTLQQWIDTCKEDICRGVSGLLVYVKSLKGLAAIRDSVWDLLSTESISQHWSAVCQRLLERPLAVWDDFLQQLFLQRLQAITKEETEAISTSSIQLLTSTVRDLEGQTIHTSATNPGSARGAQYEVDVASFLWSESPGDLLSDAGWVSVNQRGQKHQRSSLAMKTQAVTPFVQNFCSSLDAKLKARLDDLRYYLPFQDPGSSSVSAPPSGPSESASASSFNRFTDSPAVEDALREGCLACVRLILSSIRSELLSAPPDLSPARLSSVLFMARLCQSMGELCPNLKHCILGKQSGSEATAKGTPRQGKKLGKARAATEASPSQTKWAALKEDFLVCSMEAYRIWSSALSKVLLDKFATALHAESAGAILTTATNWEDLEIQEEAESGSNVTSKIRLPVQPSWFVQSLLFQLCVQVNRVGGHALPRPTLQELLHTCLNQVLHHYQTLTQQAPSREGVFPMTQNRALQLLFDLRYLHTILGSRVEEGKGSRSHQDPRFHEVCDWLEGYIDPFDLDVFTPPLNTNLNRLSQRTSVLLGLLTGSEKQFAPRSSSGNSQEPYNILPLASSQTRFGLLPLSTSSVRKSKSAPRSCDAALQLATPSSLADGEDSFRPGSLFRQLADQDGDTATQSLFKLSWLSGMAK, from the exons ATGGCTGAAGACCCCGCGCTGTCTCTCCGGGTGTCGGAGATCAAGGACCCGGAGGTTCTGTTCGAGCGTTACAACACCGCGGAGATCCGGCGGGTCGAACGCAAAGTCCGCGGCGAGAtcgagcagaagaaggaggagctgaggcAGATGGTGGGGGAGCGGTACCGGGACCTGATCGATGCCGCCGACACCATCGGGGAGATGAGGCAGTGCTCGGAGAGCGTGGTCCAGTCCATCCAGGACATGCACCGGTACTGCCACCAGCTGAAACAGGGCCGAGCCGGCACGACCAGCTGCAGGCAGGAG GACCCGACACAGTGGCAGGAGAAGTTCTACACCATGGCCTCCCAGATCAAGCTCCTCTTGGAGATCCCAGAGCGCATCTGGAGCGCCATGGAGGCGTCCCAGTACCTCCAGGCCACCCAGCTCTACCTGCTTTGTTGCCACCTGCAcagtctgctgcagctgggTGCCGCTACAGGGGGCAATTACAGCCCCGTCCTGGTCCGCTTCCCAATTTTGGTCCGGCAGGTAGCCACCACAGGACACTTCAG GTCCACCATTCTCCTGGAGAGCAGGTCTCTGCTCCAGGGCCGCGCCGTGTCTGACCAGGCCATAGCTGAGGCCCTGGTGTCCACCATGCTGCTGGAGGACAGCTCACCACGCCAGGCCCTGGCTGACTTTCTGTTGGCGCGGAAGGCCTCAATCCATCAGCTGCTCAACCAACCACAGCACG GTGCAGGGATCAAGGCCCAGGTGTGCAGCCTGGTGGAGCTGCTTGTCACCACTTTGTTCCAGGCCTACGCTGTCTTCTACCTGCCCCCAGAAGGAGGCCCCAGGCCGGGGGAGGGGGCCCTGAGCTGTGGCATGCTCTTCTCTACCTTGGAGAATGTCACCTCCACCACATACGCAG CTAAAGACAGGACGGTGTTGCAGGAAGAGACAAGCACAGGCTGCTGGTTCAAATACCTGCCGCACTCCATCACCGAGTTCCAGCCCGCCCTTCGCACACTGGCTAAGCCGATCCAGAGAGAGCAGCTCCGGGACACCCTTCAGCAGTGGATCGATAC CTGTAAGGAGGACATCTGCCGTGGCGTCAGCGGCCTTCTGGTCTATGTAAAGAGCCTGAAGGGGTTGGCGGCCATCAGAGACTCTGTATGGGACCTCCTGTCCACCGAGTCCATCAGTCAGCACTGGAGCGCTGTGTGTCAGCGGCTGCTGGAGCGCCCCCTGGCTGTGTGGGACGACTTCCTGCAGCAACTCTTCCTTCAGCGCCTGCAG GCTATCACCAAAGAAGAAACTGAAGCCATCTCAACAAGCTCCATCCAGCTCCTCACCTCAACTGTGAGGGATCTTGAGGGCCAGACCATCCATACTTCAGCTACCAACCCTGGCTCAGCCCGCGGCGCCCAGTACGAGGTAGATGTGGCGTCCTTCCTGTGGTCGGAATCCCCGGGGGACCTGCTGAGCGATGCAGGGTGGGTCAGCGTGAATCAGCGGGGGCAGAAGCATCAGAGGAGTAGCCTGGCCATGAAGACCCAGGCCGTCACGCCCTTCGTCCAGAacttctgctcctctctggATGCTAAGCTAAAGGCCAGGCTGGACGACCTGCGGTACTACCTCCCCTTCCAAGACCCAG GATCCAGCTCCGTCTCAGCCCCCCCTTCTGGACCCAGCGAGAGCGCGTCAGCGTCCTCTTTTAACCGCTTCACCGATTCTCCAGCAGTGGAGGACGCTTTACGGGAGGGCTGCCTGGCCTGTGTCCGCCTCATCCTGTCTTCCATTCGCTCCGAACTGCTCTCCGCCCCCCCTGACCTCAGCCCCGCCCGCCTCAGTTCAGTCCTTTTCATGGCCAGGCTCTGCCAGTCCATGGGGGAACTGTGCCCCAACCTGAAGCACTGCATCCTGGGGAAACAGAGCGGTTCTGAGGCCACAGCGAAGGGGACCCCCAGACAGGGCAAGAAGCTGGGCAAAGCCAGGGCCGCCACGGAGGCCAGCCCCTCCCAAACCAAGTGGGCAGCTCTGAAGGAGGATTTCCTCGTTTGCAGCATGGAGGCGTACCGCATCTGGAGCTCCGCCCTGTCCAAA GTGCTGCTGGATAAGTTTGCCACAGCGCTGCATGCCGAGTCTGCCGGGGCCATCCTCACAACCGCAACGAACTGGGAGGATCTGGAGATCCAGGAGGAAGCAGAGTCGGGGAGCAATGTCACATCCAAGATCCGTCTTCCAGTCCAG CCGTCCTGGTTCGTGCAGTCTCTGCTattccagctgtgtgtgcaggtgaacagggtgggggggcatgCTCTGCCCCGGCCcaccctgcaggagctgctgcacACCTGTTTGAATCAGGTCCTGCACCACTACCAAACCCTCACGCAGCAGGCCCCCAGCAGG GAGGGCGTATTCCCCATGACTCAGAACAGAGCCTTACAGCTGCTGTTTGACCTCCGTTACCTTCACACTATTCTGGGTAGCAGAGTGGAGGAAGGAAAGGGCTCCCGATCCCACCAAGACCCCAG aTTCCACGAggtgtgtgattggctggaggGCTACATCGACCCCTTTGACCTGGATGTGTTCACACCGCCGCTCAACACCAACCTCAACCGCCTGTCCCAGAGGACCTCG GTGCTGCTGGGGCTGCTGACGGGCTCAGAGAAGCAGTTTGCCCCGCGGAGCAGCAGTGGCAACTCTCAGGAGCCCTACAACATCCTGCCACTAGCCAGCAGCCAGACCAG GTTCGGGTTGTTGCCTCTCAGCACGTCCAGTGTGCGTAAATCCAAGTCAGCCCCCCGGAGCTGTGACGCTGCTCTCCAGCTG GCGACTCCGTCCTCCCTGGCAGACGGTGAGGACAGCTTCCGTCCCGGCAGCCTGTTCAGACAGCTGGCCGATCAGGACGGGGACACGGCCACTCAGTCTTTATTCAAACTCAGCTGGCTGTCTGGCATGGCCAAGTAA
- the cog1 gene encoding conserved oligomeric Golgi complex subunit 1 isoform X1, with the protein MAEDPALSLRVSEIKDPEVLFERYNTAEIRRVERKVRGEIEQKKEELRQMVGERYRDLIDAADTIGEMRQCSESVVQSIQDMHRYCHQLKQGRAGTTSCRQEDPTQWQEKFYTMASQIKLLLEIPERIWSAMEASQYLQATQLYLLCCHLHSLLQLGAATGGNYSPVLVRFPILVRQVATTGHFRSTILLESRSLLQGRAVSDQAIAEALVSTMLLEDSSPRQALADFLLARKASIHQLLNQPQHGAGIKAQVCSLVELLVTTLFQAYAVFYLPPEGGPRPGEGALSCGMLFSTLENVTSTTYAAKDRTVLQEETSTGCWFKYLPHSITEFQPALRTLAKPIQREQLRDTLQQWIDTCKEDICRGVSGLLVYVKSLKGLAAIRDSVWDLLSTESISQHWSAVCQRLLERPLAVWDDFLQQLFLQRLQAITKEETEAISTSSIQLLTSTVRDLEGQTIHTSATNPGSARGAQYEVDVASFLWSESPGDLLSDAGWVSVNQRGQKHQRSSLAMKTQAVTPFVQNFCSSLDAKLKARLDDLRYYLPFQDPGSSSVSAPPSGPSESASASSFNRFTDSPAVEDALREGCLACVRLILSSIRSELLSAPPDLSPARLSSVLFMARLCQSMGELCPNLKHCILGKQSGSEATAKGTPRQGKKLGKARAATEASPSQTKWAALKEDFLVCSMEAYRIWSSALSKVLLDKFATALHAESAGAILTTATNWEDLEIQEEAESGSNVTSKIRLPVQPSWFVQSLLFQLCVQVNRVGGHALPRPTLQELLHTCLNQVLHHYQTLTQQAPSREGVFPMTQNRALQLLFDLRYLHTILGSRVEEGKGSRSHQDPRFHEVCDWLEGYIDPFDLDVFTPPLNTNLNRLSQRTSVLLGLLTGSEKQFAPRSSSGNSQEPYNILPLASSQTRFGLLPLSTSSVRKSKSAPRSCDAALQLRF; encoded by the exons ATGGCTGAAGACCCCGCGCTGTCTCTCCGGGTGTCGGAGATCAAGGACCCGGAGGTTCTGTTCGAGCGTTACAACACCGCGGAGATCCGGCGGGTCGAACGCAAAGTCCGCGGCGAGAtcgagcagaagaaggaggagctgaggcAGATGGTGGGGGAGCGGTACCGGGACCTGATCGATGCCGCCGACACCATCGGGGAGATGAGGCAGTGCTCGGAGAGCGTGGTCCAGTCCATCCAGGACATGCACCGGTACTGCCACCAGCTGAAACAGGGCCGAGCCGGCACGACCAGCTGCAGGCAGGAG GACCCGACACAGTGGCAGGAGAAGTTCTACACCATGGCCTCCCAGATCAAGCTCCTCTTGGAGATCCCAGAGCGCATCTGGAGCGCCATGGAGGCGTCCCAGTACCTCCAGGCCACCCAGCTCTACCTGCTTTGTTGCCACCTGCAcagtctgctgcagctgggTGCCGCTACAGGGGGCAATTACAGCCCCGTCCTGGTCCGCTTCCCAATTTTGGTCCGGCAGGTAGCCACCACAGGACACTTCAG GTCCACCATTCTCCTGGAGAGCAGGTCTCTGCTCCAGGGCCGCGCCGTGTCTGACCAGGCCATAGCTGAGGCCCTGGTGTCCACCATGCTGCTGGAGGACAGCTCACCACGCCAGGCCCTGGCTGACTTTCTGTTGGCGCGGAAGGCCTCAATCCATCAGCTGCTCAACCAACCACAGCACG GTGCAGGGATCAAGGCCCAGGTGTGCAGCCTGGTGGAGCTGCTTGTCACCACTTTGTTCCAGGCCTACGCTGTCTTCTACCTGCCCCCAGAAGGAGGCCCCAGGCCGGGGGAGGGGGCCCTGAGCTGTGGCATGCTCTTCTCTACCTTGGAGAATGTCACCTCCACCACATACGCAG CTAAAGACAGGACGGTGTTGCAGGAAGAGACAAGCACAGGCTGCTGGTTCAAATACCTGCCGCACTCCATCACCGAGTTCCAGCCCGCCCTTCGCACACTGGCTAAGCCGATCCAGAGAGAGCAGCTCCGGGACACCCTTCAGCAGTGGATCGATAC CTGTAAGGAGGACATCTGCCGTGGCGTCAGCGGCCTTCTGGTCTATGTAAAGAGCCTGAAGGGGTTGGCGGCCATCAGAGACTCTGTATGGGACCTCCTGTCCACCGAGTCCATCAGTCAGCACTGGAGCGCTGTGTGTCAGCGGCTGCTGGAGCGCCCCCTGGCTGTGTGGGACGACTTCCTGCAGCAACTCTTCCTTCAGCGCCTGCAG GCTATCACCAAAGAAGAAACTGAAGCCATCTCAACAAGCTCCATCCAGCTCCTCACCTCAACTGTGAGGGATCTTGAGGGCCAGACCATCCATACTTCAGCTACCAACCCTGGCTCAGCCCGCGGCGCCCAGTACGAGGTAGATGTGGCGTCCTTCCTGTGGTCGGAATCCCCGGGGGACCTGCTGAGCGATGCAGGGTGGGTCAGCGTGAATCAGCGGGGGCAGAAGCATCAGAGGAGTAGCCTGGCCATGAAGACCCAGGCCGTCACGCCCTTCGTCCAGAacttctgctcctctctggATGCTAAGCTAAAGGCCAGGCTGGACGACCTGCGGTACTACCTCCCCTTCCAAGACCCAG GATCCAGCTCCGTCTCAGCCCCCCCTTCTGGACCCAGCGAGAGCGCGTCAGCGTCCTCTTTTAACCGCTTCACCGATTCTCCAGCAGTGGAGGACGCTTTACGGGAGGGCTGCCTGGCCTGTGTCCGCCTCATCCTGTCTTCCATTCGCTCCGAACTGCTCTCCGCCCCCCCTGACCTCAGCCCCGCCCGCCTCAGTTCAGTCCTTTTCATGGCCAGGCTCTGCCAGTCCATGGGGGAACTGTGCCCCAACCTGAAGCACTGCATCCTGGGGAAACAGAGCGGTTCTGAGGCCACAGCGAAGGGGACCCCCAGACAGGGCAAGAAGCTGGGCAAAGCCAGGGCCGCCACGGAGGCCAGCCCCTCCCAAACCAAGTGGGCAGCTCTGAAGGAGGATTTCCTCGTTTGCAGCATGGAGGCGTACCGCATCTGGAGCTCCGCCCTGTCCAAA GTGCTGCTGGATAAGTTTGCCACAGCGCTGCATGCCGAGTCTGCCGGGGCCATCCTCACAACCGCAACGAACTGGGAGGATCTGGAGATCCAGGAGGAAGCAGAGTCGGGGAGCAATGTCACATCCAAGATCCGTCTTCCAGTCCAG CCGTCCTGGTTCGTGCAGTCTCTGCTattccagctgtgtgtgcaggtgaacagggtgggggggcatgCTCTGCCCCGGCCcaccctgcaggagctgctgcacACCTGTTTGAATCAGGTCCTGCACCACTACCAAACCCTCACGCAGCAGGCCCCCAGCAGG GAGGGCGTATTCCCCATGACTCAGAACAGAGCCTTACAGCTGCTGTTTGACCTCCGTTACCTTCACACTATTCTGGGTAGCAGAGTGGAGGAAGGAAAGGGCTCCCGATCCCACCAAGACCCCAG aTTCCACGAggtgtgtgattggctggaggGCTACATCGACCCCTTTGACCTGGATGTGTTCACACCGCCGCTCAACACCAACCTCAACCGCCTGTCCCAGAGGACCTCG GTGCTGCTGGGGCTGCTGACGGGCTCAGAGAAGCAGTTTGCCCCGCGGAGCAGCAGTGGCAACTCTCAGGAGCCCTACAACATCCTGCCACTAGCCAGCAGCCAGACCAG GTTCGGGTTGTTGCCTCTCAGCACGTCCAGTGTGCGTAAATCCAAGTCAGCCCCCCGGAGCTGTGACGCTGCTCTCCAGCTG CGTTTTTGA
- the smim22 gene encoding small integral membrane protein 22, with protein sequence MEHNDLQQELKDQLSHALSRQHLFQSDWDIISFAVFFIFIGMVLLLVILVLIRCCCCCCGCCDEKPRRWKVGIENLALEP encoded by the exons ATGGAGCACAATGACCtgcagcaggagctgaaggatCAGCTCAGCCACGCGCTTTCCAGACAGCACCTCTTCCAGTCAGACTGGGACATCATCTCTTTTGctgtcttcttcatcttcattg gaATGGTTCTGCTGCTGGTCATCCTGGTCCTcatccgctgctgctgctgctgctgcggctgctgtgaCGAGAag CCTCGCAGGTGGAAGGTGGGCATAGAGAACCTGGCTCTGGAGCCCTGA